TCGGCAGGCGGCGGATGCACCGCCGGCAATTGGGCTGAAGTCGGCATAGCCATCATCGTTAACGAAGATTATTCTCCGTTAAGACTGTTGAAGACTGTTGAAGAAGGCAATCCCCAAGGCTCGATTGGCTTGAGGATTGATGAGATTAGCCCTTCGGATACCGTTCTATGACCTCCATTCAGCGCATTGGCATTCTCACCAGCGGCGGCGACTGCCCCGGCCTCAACGCCGTCATTCGAGCAGTGGTTAAATGCGCTAATCGGCGCGGGTGGGATGTCATTGGCATACCCTACAGCACCGATGGCTTTATGCAGGTGGCCGACGGGCAGTACGAGCCTGAAAACTTACTGCTCACCGACCACGGCTACGATATCCCCGGCATTTTGCAAGGGCTTGACGTGCTGCAATTTCTTAGCGGCACCATCCTGGGCTCGCTCAGCAAAAGCCGCTTTGACGGGCCTGACCAGGTCAGCAAAATTTTGGCGGGCTACGAAAAACTCAACCTTGACGCCCTGATTGCCATCGGCGGCGACGGCAGCCTTGACATCATCTATGACCTAGCTCAGCGCGGCGGCTGGAACCTGATTGGCATTCCTAAAACCATCGACAACGACGTACCGTTCACCGAAAAATCCATCGGTTTCAACACGGCGGTGCAGACGGTGAACAGCGCCCTCTACGATCTCACCTTTACCGCCGCTAGCCACGATCGCGTCATGGTAGTCGAGGTTATGGGTCGAGATGCGGGGCATTTGGCGCTTCACGGCGGCATTGCGGGCGGGGCCGACGTCATTCTCATTCCTGAACTGGTGCCTGACTTGAGCCCCCTGGTGGTCACTCAGATCTGTCAGCACATCGCTGATCTGCGCCAGCGGGGCCGCAAGTTTGCTCTGGTGGTGGTGGCCGAGGGCGTTCACGGCGAAGACGGCAAACCCAAACACCTGATTGGTGAATCTTTGGCGACTGCGATCGCCGATCGCAGCCGCACCCTTTGCCAAACCGGCGATACCGCCTATTGCGACATGGACCGAGTCGAAACCCGCGCCATGGTGCTGGGCCACATTCAGCGCAGCGGTATCCCCACCGCCAGCGATCGCCTGCTGGCCTCGGCCTTTGGTCGCAAAGCCGTCGATCTGATCGCTGAAGGCC
This genomic interval from Nodosilinea sp. FACHB-141 contains the following:
- a CDS encoding ATP-dependent 6-phosphofructokinase; translated protein: MTSIQRIGILTSGGDCPGLNAVIRAVVKCANRRGWDVIGIPYSTDGFMQVADGQYEPENLLLTDHGYDIPGILQGLDVLQFLSGTILGSLSKSRFDGPDQVSKILAGYEKLNLDALIAIGGDGSLDIIYDLAQRGGWNLIGIPKTIDNDVPFTEKSIGFNTAVQTVNSALYDLTFTAASHDRVMVVEVMGRDAGHLALHGGIAGGADVILIPELVPDLSPLVVTQICQHIADLRQRGRKFALVVVAEGVHGEDGKPKHLIGESLATAIADRSRTLCQTGDTAYCDMDRVETRAMVLGHIQRSGIPTASDRLLASAFGRKAVDLIAEGRYNRLVVWEAGRVRSKDLSDVIATVRECHLRGTCPSPVETDSTMVKVARSLGIYVGDPDTLPDPKAVMTEIHEVSAMA